Genomic segment of Panicum virgatum strain AP13 chromosome 9N, P.virgatum_v5, whole genome shotgun sequence:
catatataaggTGCCACACATAAGTTTATATACATGAGTTGCCACACATATAAGTTATAATTTACTACAAATAAAATACATACACTCATATATATAAGTTGATACAAAATAGAGTTATTATACACATAAATTATTATTACAATAAACTGATATAGATAAGTTTCTATAAAAAGAGTGTAAATCGTCACATAAGTTACTACCAATTCACAAATATCATCAGAACATATGCAAGTGATGTCTAGTTCTGTTCGTCTTATCATGTAGAACACAACAGTGTAATCTGTTATCGAAATGGAGGTGATATGAAGAAGAAACATATTTTTATGGACAAGCATCATTTAATAAAAAGCATACAAGAGAAGGAAGGGAGGTGTGGAGGACATGAAGGGGGGGTATTGTAGTCATGGCCCATGTGCACAGCAAACAACTTGCGTAGGGAGAAAAGACTGGTGGCCTGCTGGGCTGAACCATCGCGCGTTTGCTCTGTAGCGCGATGGATAGTTCGATAGATTTTTCCTTATTAATACTTTTGGGATTGGATTGAAATCCAAAATTCTATGGGAGGAATCCAATTGAAGTCCAACTAAAATCAAACATCTATCCAGTCCAATCCTAATAATCAACCTCCAACATACAATTCAGTCCAATCCAACACCTCTTAATCCAAATCcatccaataaaatccaaccccatggggcagcggcggaggagccTAAGAGGACCACTTTCTTTGACGAAATCCTTTTGATTCCCAccatggatttcaaatccaccgcaATCGAACCTCGCACAAATCCCTAGCCCCCTCCCCAACTGCTCATACCTGAGCTCTGCCTACTGCCCCACTAGGAATCGAGGATTCCCCGGCCACCGGCCTCGTACCGCGCAAACTACACCCCCACATCGACGACCTCTCTCCAGACCTCCTCTTCGTCCACCCACCGCAAAAACGGAACCCCGATGAGCACCCACACCCCAGCCCAGTTCCCCTTCCTTTCTGGCTCCACTGGCATTGGACCGCCATTGCGTCGCCGCTCCAACCCACTGGCGACACCACACGCAGGCCGTGCACCATCCCTACGTCAGGCTGCCGGGCGCGCCGACCGTGGGCCCGAGTCACCGCGCCGCCACCTAACCTCGTGCTCCACCTAACCTCGTGCTGGCAGGAACTGCTGCACCGCCACATGTCGACATTGGCCAAGGCCCTAGCCATGGCGACCAGTCGTGCCGCCCCTCCCTTTCTCTTGTCCAACAATATTTGGATTAAACTCTAATTTTTATCAAATAGAATCTAATCCTATTTGATCTGAGGTAAATGGATGTCTACATCCAACTAGATTCAAATCCAGAAGAGATTAAGTGCCAAAATCCAATTAGATTTGGATCAGGCCAATCCATTTCTAGGAGTAGTTATTAAGATTGGCGTCATGGGTTTCAATCGATTATCTTAATAAAATAGTGTTAAAAGAAACCATTATGTTCGCTGAGAGGGTAGAAATTCCCGCGTTAATTTAGAAAAGAAGAATTTGCACTGCCGGATTTACGAAAATCTAACGGTCTAGACTAACCTTAAAGAGTTCTTTAATATTGATTTATTATATTAGATGTATATGTATAGAACTGCAActctattttttatatatatggaAATAGCTAATAGAACCGTCATAAGATTTTTATTTCGACTCGATCGTTGACCACCATGGCAATTAGCGAGAAAAGATGATATGGTGTTGTACCTCATGTTACCCAACCTATCCAACAATAGCCAATGCGTAGAACAGGGGCGGGCCTCAAAATCTCGATAGGGTAAAagatttgtttttgaaaactaaacttTTATTTTTGGTCTATATCCACTCAAAAAATATTAGCCTATATAATTTATTATAACATCAAATAGTGCAATTTGACTAATCGTATAATATATAGCACTACTACCAATTATATCCTAGAAGTTTTTTCTTCTATGTTATGAATTTAACATTTTTAGACCAATAAACGAGTTGAGAAGCATACCTAAATTTTACAATGACAACAAACTtaaaaagaaggaagaagagcaaACCTTAATCattccttttattttattttcattaAGACAACCCTGGCTACTGTCATTATAAAGCTagaaaaccaaacaaaaatctTGCAACCAAGGTGACCATAACCATGAAGAACTGACTAATAAGCTACTAATAATAAGAGAAAGAGAATGAGTTGAATTATCTTAGATGGATCAGCCGCAGCGACCAAACCAATCTTATTAAAATATCAGGCTTCACAGCCTCATCTCTCATATTCGAATCGGTGCAGACAACTATAGACTTTTCCTGATTCCCATTACATATTTCTTCTCGCTACTAATCAATAATACATGCACAAATTGAGAATTCAAATCGGAACCAACAAATTAGTGCCTCCATGTCTTGATGGCACATTTTCAATACTAATtacgagtattaaatataaattaattatagaaataaTGGTTATTCGGTTGAATACCTTGAATCGAAGTGTTGACCGGGCACCACATAGGCAGCACAGCGCTAGCTTATCCCCTtcgccgcggccctcccatCCAAAGTCGCTCGCCCATCCAGCCAGGGCACGCCGAAGCATGGCGCTCTccgtctcctccctcgccgccgccctttcccacctctccctcccctccacctccacctccacctccaagccCCATCAGGCCTCCCTCCTGCGCCTCCACCCCTCCACCTCCCGCCGCGCCGTCAGCCTCGCACTCCGCGCCTCCGCGGCCGAGGCCGCGGAGCCGGCCGAGGCAGACCTGCccgcggaggaggtggtggcagtcgaggaggaggcggaggaggatgcggtGTCGGGCTTCGCGCTGCGGAAGTACGTCAAGCagcggctgccgggcggcttCGCGGCGCAGCGGATCACCGCCACGGGCCGCCGCAAGACGGCCATCGCCCGCGTCGTGCTCCAGGAGGGCACCGGCAAGGTCTTCGTCAACTTCCGCGACGCTAAGGTGCCTGCCCCAGTGAATCTATAAGAAATGCACTCGTTGTTTTCACCATTGTGGTGCCACTTCATTGTCTGTCCCGCGTTGCAACCTGTAGAATTATCCTGCAATTGGTTAGCACCAAACACCATTGAATTTCAGGAAATGAGCCAACTAGGAGTTTTACCATGGAAAAGACAGTGTCGAAAAAACGATTATAACCAATATCTGCCAGTGTGCAAATTAGTACTACGACTAGTAGTAATAGCTAGCATATCTGAAAGAAGCATAGATATTGCTCACAACTGTAAATGGCAAGCTTCcagtgaaaagaaaagaaacttaAACGGAAAACTGAAGGAGGAAAGATATAAAATGCTCATGGCTCATCATACTTTGGAAACTACAGCAATGGATTTATTTTTGCCAAACACGGCGAAGCATTAACAATAGGCTTTGCGACTGATTTTGCTACTACACCCTTGCGCTTGTGATGAACTTTTGTCATCGATAGATTACTTTAGGCTAGTGGTTCAGAATTTGTAGTTATTATTGGCTGAGTGCATCCCTTAATAGAGGCTGGGAGACTGAAGTCAATTTTTTGCACAAAAGTTTCTGCAAGTATGACATAAGTGGCTACCACATTCGTAGTGTTACCTGTAAAAGGATGATAATCTCACAAAGTTAATATACTTATGAACTTGCTTTTCAATCTGTGTTACAAGCATCTATGGGTGTCTACATTTCCTCCGTTGGTATTGTCAGCTTCAAAGGCAACTGTTTTTGGGAATGTTGTTCGTAATTCGGTCTGAATCTGATTTCTAGTTTGCCAGTGCTTAGGATGTAGGCTTTGTTCTTTGTCAAAAATGTTCGGATTCCATCTTTCATTTGATTGAGGACTGATATACTGGACGTGATCAAGTTATAAGATATGGGCACAAGTTTTGCGCAAATCTGCACTGTTAATATGATCCTTTCTTTTAACGTATTGAGGAACGTACGGTACTGAATTCCGTCAGTTTCATGAAAACAGTTGCCTTGCAGCCATGATGTCATCTTCAGCTTGGATATACTTATAATCTGAATGTAGTGTCAGTTTAATTTTGCAATGCAGCAAGGTTTAAAGACCACTGAAACAGCCTAGAGGTTCATTTCCAGCCACTTTCTCATCGTGCAGGTTCATACAACACATGTATTAATGTGAACTGAAAGCACAATTTCAATCAAGTCAACTGATTTAGTTGAAGAACATTGTTTGATTCACTTTACTTACCAAAATTCTCCAAAATATGCAGGAGTATCTGCAGGGAAACCCAATGTGGATGGAGTACTGCAAGGTCCCCTTGGTGACTCTCGGATTTGAGAACAATTACGACGTCTTTGTCAAAGTTCATGGGGGTGGTTTGTCAGGCCAGGCCCAGGCAATTTGCCTTGGCGTCGCCCGTGCGCTAGTGAAGATCAGCACTGCCAGCAAGGTTCCTCTTAGATCAGAAGGTTTGCTGACGAGAGACACCCGTATTGTTGAAAGGAAGAAGGCTGGTCTCAAGAAGGCACGCAAGCGCCCACAGTTCTCAAAGCGTTGAGGGTGCTCAGTTGTTCTTACAGTTTTTTCATTTCCATCTCGTCACCACTCAGAAAGCCCTCCTGTATCATTTGCTGTGCAAATTCTGTAATGGACGCCGCGTATCTGTAATAGTTTATTCTTGAAAGCAGTTTTGCTGAAATCATTCTCCAAGCTTCATAAGCTCAGCTAACTATATCCTTGCACTGGACAAATCGTAGTGAACTTATAATGAATAAATATATGACCCTCATGAGTTGTCTTAAAACATTATAAGGTATTTTTCAGGATGAAAATAGTGTCATTGTTATTGCATCATTTTTTGGTCTGAAAGTTGAAATACACTCTGTTCTGGATCAGGATCTGCTTGTGATTTTAGTCACGCTTCAGTTGCTGTGACTGAACAAGAACATGTGAGGGCAGGTCTGAACCTAACA
This window contains:
- the LOC120689965 gene encoding 30S ribosomal protein S9, chloroplastic-like, with product MALSVSSLAAALSHLSLPSTSTSTSKPHQASLLRLHPSTSRRAVSLALRASAAEAAEPAEADLPAEEVVAVEEEAEEDAVSGFALRKYVKQRLPGGFAAQRITATGRRKTAIARVVLQEGTGKVFVNFRDAKEYLQGNPMWMEYCKVPLVTLGFENNYDVFVKVHGGGLSGQAQAICLGVARALVKISTASKVPLRSEGLLTRDTRIVERKKAGLKKARKRPQFSKR